In Nitrospirota bacterium, the genomic stretch CACTTCTATTAGAACTCACCTCACTCATGTTATTTTTACAACTGTCTCAACCTGGTATTAGCTAATATCCGCCGCAAGTAACACAGGTATGGTCTTTGTGAGTCTTAAATGTCCTGAACTCGCAAGCACCTCCATCCCACACCAGTAGTTTTCCCTTTAGCAGTTTTCCCACTCCTGTCAGATATTTGACAGCTTCAAGTGCCTGAAGCGAACCGATAACTCCCGGCGTTGTGCCTAAAACAGGAAATGTCTCTTGTGGCGGAGGGTCAGGAAATAGACACATCAGACACGGTGTCTCAGGATAGTGTATAAAGGAAAGTCTGCCGTCCATGCCCCATATGCTGCCATAGACCAGTGGAATTTGTTTTCTTATCGCGCACTCATTTAGTATGTACCTCGTATCAAAATTATCCATACAGTCAACAATTATCGCTGAGTTTCCAACGAGTTCATCAACGTTATTATCGCTTATTCTGTCAGTAAAGGCAGTTACCTCTATGTCAGGATTTAGTTTATTAAGGGTAATTTTGGCCGACTCGGCTTTGTTTATGCCAATTCTTGTGTGGTCATGAAGAATCTGTCTGTTTAGGTTAGACCAATCGGGGGAGTCAAAGTCACAGATTCTGATGTGGCCAATCCCTGCCACAGCAAGATATATGGCAACCGGAGAGCCAAGCCCTCCCGCTCCTGCTACAAACACTACGGAGTTTTTAAGCTTTTCCTGAGTCTTTTCACCCCAGCCATCCATCATCATCTGTCTTTTATAACGGGCTAACTCTTGCTCTGAAAATCCCATTTTTAAACTCCCCACTTTTTAGTTGATATTATATAACTCAATTTGCAATTAAATCTACTTTTGAGTAATGCCTCACACTCAGTAATAATACTTAAACATGTTATAATTAAGTTAAGAAGAAATGTAATAAATTAAGAGGAGATAAAATGATACCTACATCTGTCACCTTACCTGAGAACCTGATAAACGAGTCAAAACAATATTCAGATAATTTTAGTCAATTTGTATCAAATGCCTTAGTTGAATATTTAAAAAAACAGAAAATAGAAAAAGCACTGGAGTCATTTGGGAAATGGCAAGACAGAGGTGTTGATAGCAGCGATATTGTAAACGAACTTAGAAAAGACAGGGATTTAAGACATTATCCGGATGGTAATGTCATTGTACCCTTTTAGGATGACTTTAGAACTATTGTAGTAATAATGGTGTTTTTTCACATTTTGAGGTTCTATCACTATAGGCTGTTTATTTAGCGATGCCTAAGAGCTTAGAAATAAGGTCTAATGCCCGTGGGTTAGACAGAATTATAAGCAAGGCAAGAATGACAATATAGAGCTTCATTTCAGACTTTGTTACCATATCTGTCCGGATGGCTTTGAGGTCGTCTTTATAATCAACTTTAGACTCTTTGGCAACATCCTCCATAGTCTCAACAAGGAATTTTGCCTCAGCATCACCAAGTTTATCTTTAAGCATCGTATATAGTTCAATTGTCTTTGCCATATATCTATCATACCACAAATATGAGTGAAAAATCAACATTGCGAACAGCCACGAAATCTAATAACAAAAATCGTGGTACCCAATAAGAGAGGTTATGTCTTTCTTTCAATAGATAAACCACTTTATTTTTTCACGTTAAAATCATCAACGACAAACTGATTAAAATATTTTTCTTGTGTTTCAGATATTTTTCCTAAAGAAATCCAATGTTTAATAGTGTCCATATTAAAACGTGGTTCTGATAGTTGAATCTGTCTAATCGTTTCTTTGATTAAATTCTGAGCAAAAGTATCATTTCTTGCAATGTACTCAATTATCTCAATATTCATAGAAGCACTGTGAACTTCCTTATATTTTTTTAAAATAAATTGAATTCCACCTGTAAGATTATTTACATTCTCATATATAATCCATGCCTCAGATCTATTGTAACTCTTTAGCTTTTTATATTCTCGTCCTTGATAAATTGCGTATATCAAACCCGCCAAACCTATTGTGTAACCAACTATGCTCTGTACGTCCATAAGTTCCTCCTCCTATACCTATGACACACTGTATACACTTTACAGTCTGCCATGTAATGGGAATCATTTTCCACAGGTTTTATATTACTGATTTTCTAATTATTTTGGAAGATTTTTTTAGTTGGGAATAATACCAGATTATGCGTAAAGCTATAATATTTATAAATCTCTTAATCTGCTCGTCTGTTCTGAGGGCGGAGCTCTCATTGAGACTTTTTAAGCGGCGGAACGCCGGTTAAAAAATTCTTTAATCTGGGCAGCCACAGGGGGCAGCCCCTACACATAATGAAAAATCGCTATCAAAAAACCGGGGGTCAAGGGGAATCATTCCCCTTGCGGATAGGGTCTAAGGGAAAGGCAGCGCCTTTCCCTTATTTATTCTCCCTTATACGGTATTAATCAGAACTTCGGCTATTTGAACGGCGTTTAGGGCGGCACCTTTTCTGAGGTTATCGGAGACTACCCACATGTTTATGCCGTTTTGAATGGACTCATCTTCTCGCACTCTGCCCACATACACGGCATCTTTTCCGACGCAGTCTATGGCCAGAGGATAAACGTTTTTAGACGGTGCGTCAAAGAGAATCACTCCCGGGGCATCAGATAGCAGTGCCCGTGCTTCATTAGCAGAGAGTTTCCGTTCCGTCTCTATGTTTATGCTTTCTGAGTGCCCTCTAAAAACCGGAACTCTAACCGTTGTTGCCGTTACTGCTATGGTGTCATCACCCATAATTTTTTTGGTTTCAAGTACCATCTTCATCTCTTCTTTTGTGTAACCATTGTCCAGAAATACGTCTATATGAGGAAGACAGTTAAACGCTATCTGGTGCGGATAGACGGAGATTTTTACATCCTTAAATTTAAGTAGATCGCTGGTTTGCTCAAGGAGCTCATCCATAGCCTTTTTGCCGGTGCCAGAGACTGCCTGATAGGTTGAGACCACGATTCTTTTAATTCTTACGGCATCGTGAATGGGTTTCAGTGCTACTACCATCTGAATGGTGGAGCAGTTGGGATTAGCGATGATTCCCTTGTGTTTTTTTAAATCATGGGGGTTTACCTCCGGTACTACAAGGGGCACCTCAGGGTCCATCCGCCATTGACTTGAATTATCAACGACAACACAGCCGGCAGCAGCCGCATCCGGAGCAAACTCCTTACTCCTTTCCGCTCCTGCCGAAAACAAGGCTATGTCTATTCCTTTAAAAACACCTGCCTTAAGACGTTCCACTGTTATGTCTTTGTCTTTAAACTTAAGTGTTCCGCCCTCAGAGCGTTCCGAGGCAAAGAGCCTTAGCGTGTCCACCGGAAAATTTCTCATCTGAAGCGTTTCTATCATTTCATTCCCAACAGCGCCTGTTGCACCTACTACTGCCACTACGTATTTGTCTTTTTTCCTGAGCATTTTTAAATCCACCTCTTATGTGATCATTTTATGATAAATCATATGTTAAATACGGTCAAATTCGCTTACAAAACATTGTAGAGTTTCAGCGTCATATATACAAAACTCCACAGAGTTAACACTGCCCCCTGCGTTATCATTAAGAAAGTTAAGACTCTCCGTTACAAGGATTTTTGCACACCGGTCTTTTGGAAAACCAAAAATGCCTGAGCTTATTGCAGGCATTGATACGCTGTGAAACCCTTTTTGAGAGGCCAGTTTTAAAGAGTTAAGGACGGCATTTTTGAGTTTATTGTCCTCATCACCCTCTCCCATTCTGGGCCCTACGGCATGAATAACGGCTTTACAGGGCAGCGCTCCGCCTGAAGTCATAGCTGCCCCTCCAACCGGCACATATCCAATAGCGTCACTTTCTGCTTGAATCACAACCCCGCCTTTTCGCACAATGGCCGCCGCCACCCCGCCTCCGTGTTGAAGATAGGAGTTAGCAGCGTTTACTATAGCGTCGGTGTCCCTTTGAGTTATATCACCCTTAATTAGCCTGAGCGTTCCGCCGGTTACAGCTTTTTCTATGATAATCTCTATTGGCTTAAACACCCTCACCCCTAAAAGTGTCGTACTCGGTATATTTATCGGCTTTGCCTTTGACAATATGTGCCGGATATTTTCTGCGGTTAAGTTGCAGTTTATCCTCTGCCTCTTTGATTAAATCAATTGAAAACTTATCAGAGAGGTTAATCAGATAAATAAACACATCGGCTATTTCCTGCCGCAGGTTGTTAAGTTTGCTATCAGAGAGTCTCCGGCTTTCATCCTCCGTAAGCCACTGAAAAATCTCAACAATCTCCGCCGCCTCGGCACTAAGTGCCATGCTTAGGTTTTTTGGGCTGTGAAACTTCTCCCAATCCCTCTCACGGACAAATTCCCGTAACGATTCCTTAAGATTTTCGAGTCTTTCCACTCTTAACTATCATTGCTCCCTCACACGTATTATGCCGTTTATGGTACTATATGGGAGCGGATATGTCAACAGAGGCAAAGACAAAAGACTCCGGGCAGCTTCAGGGTCAGGTGGAGCGGCTGACGTTTTACAGTGATGACAACGCCTATGCCATATTAAAGCTCAAGGTGTTAGGAGTACGGGAGTTGATAACAGTTTGCGGCACGATGCCGGGGGTTCTCCCAGGTGAGAGTATTCACGTAAACGGCTCATGGCAAACCCACCCAAAGTACGGACGGCAATTTAACGCAGCTTCATTTAAATCAATAATGCCTGCCACCGTGGATGGTATTGAAAAATATCTGGGCTCGGGCATGATTAAGGGTATTGGTCCCTCGTATGCCAAACGTTTGGTTGAAGCATTTGGTAAACATACGCTGGATATAATAGAAAACGATATAGAGAGTCTGCGGCGTATTGAAGGGATAGGGGATAAGCGGCTTGAGCAGATAAAAACCGCGTGGGATGAACAACGTGAAATACGGAGCGTGATGTTGTTCCTTCAAAGCTACGGAGTAAGCACAGCGTATGCCGCTAAAATTTACAAGCGCTACGGAAACGACTCTGTTCAGATTGTGTCTGAAAACCCATACCGTCTTGCAATGGAGATATGGGGTATAGGGTTTGTAATAGCTGACAAAATTGCCGCTAAACTGGGCGTGGAGAAAAACTCTCCAATACGGGCAGAAGCTGGAGTTTTGTTTGTTTTAAAGGAGTTGACTGATGCAGGCAATGTCTGCTTTCCTTTTGACTCCTTTATAGATGAATGTGTCAAGGTGCTTGAAATACCAAAAGAAAACGTGGCTCTTGCAGTGTCGGTTCAGGCAGACACCGATAGTCTGGTTGTAGAGGATTCCATTGAGGGTAAAACCGGGGTTAACTCATCTGTGGTGTATCTTAACAAATATTACACGGCTGAGCTTGGCATAACAAAAATGATAGCAAAACTAAAATCTGCTCCTGTGACACTGAATGATTTTGATGGAGTTGAGGCAATAGACTGGGTACAAAAGGAGCTTCACATAAAGCTGGCAAAGGCACAACAAGAGGCGGTTAAAAGCTCATTTGCCGAAAAGGTGTTGATAATAACCGGAGGCCCCGGCACCGGTAAAACCACAATAATCAATTCAATACTACGGGTGTATAAACGTCTTGGGCTTAAGATATCACTGTGTGCACCAACCGGACGCGCATCAAAACGGATGTCTGAGGTGACACGCTCAGAGGCTAAGACAATTCACAGAATGCTTGACTTTAGCCCTAAGGAGGGCGCTTTTAAGAGAAACGAGAAGAACCCGCTTATTGCCGATTTACTTGTTGTTGATGAGGCCTCTATGGTGGACACAATGCTGATGTATCAGCTTTTGCGGGCATTACCTGTGGGGATAACGCTCATTCTTGTAGGGGATGTGGATCAGTTGCCATCGGTAGGGGCAGGCACAGTGCTAAAGGATATTATAGAGTCCAAAATTGTACACACAGTGATGCTTAACGAAATATTCCGGCAGTCTCAGACAAGCCTCATAGTGACAAACGCCCATAAGATAAACAAAGGTGAGGGACCAATTCTGGTCAGAGACCTCGACAAAGCTGGCGGTTTCTATTTCCTTGAGGAAAAGGATCCGGAAAAAATACTTGCAATCATACTGCACCTGAATAAGACGATTTTACCAGAGCGTTTTGATCTCGATACTCACAATGATATACAGATACTGACGGCAATGAACAAAGGACTTCTGGGAACCACAAACCTTAATGCCGAACTTCAAAACGCACTAAATCCTGAGGCCGCTGAACTACAGCGCATGGGCAAGACCCTTAGAGTGGGTGATAAGGTGATGCAAATAGTGAATAACTACGACAAAGAGGTATTTAACGGAGACATTGGCAGAATTAACGATATAAACGAAGAGCTTCAGGAGTTGAAAATCAATTTCTATGGCCGCCTCGTTACGTATGACTATAAGGAACTGGATGAGGTGTATTTAGCTTATGCTATTTCAATTCATAAATCACAAGGGAGCGAGTATCCTGCAGTTATAATTCCCATACACACGCAGCATTACATAATGCTTCAGCGAAATCTGATATACACGGCAGTAACCAGAGGCAAGCGCGTGGTGGTTTTAGTGGGTACAAAACAGGCTCTTTATATGGCAGTAAATAACGACAAAGAAAGAAAGCGATATAGCCGCCTTAAACAACGCCTTGTACAAGTCTCATCGTTGGATATTCCGGAGGCGATGTTTTCATATAAGAAGCAGTAAGAGCCAAGCAAAAAGTTACAATGATTATTGCAAAAGTAAACAAAATATTGTTAGCATAATTAGTGTAGTGGCAGAATAACCGTTTAAGGTTATTTAAAAACATTTATTTACAGGGTAAGCATTTAGGAGGTAGATGTGATTGATGCAAGGGATGGAGAACTTAGCCTAAAAGAGGCTGGAATGTATGTAAACAGTGGTTATGCTTATGCAAGAAGATTCCAACATGATAAAGCACTCACAGAGTTTGCCAAAGCTCTGGAAATAGACCCTGAAAACATTGATGCACATTACAACACAGGAACCTCGCTCTCTGCAAAGGGAAATTATGATAAGGCACTCGCATATCTTAATAAAACCTTAGAGATGAACCCTGAGGATGCCGATGCGTACTTTAACCGTGGAGTTACGTATGGTAAAAAGGGAGATTATTTCCATGCTGCCGCAGATTTTACAAAAGCTATTGAGATAGACCCTAATGACGCCGATGCGTATTATGTGCGCGGATATTGCCACTTCAACATGGGAGACCGTCAAGGGGCTAAGGCAGACCAGGTAAAGGCAGCACAGCTTGGACTTAAACTTGCTCAGGATTATTTAAAAAGTATTGGAATGAAGTGGTAAAAACAGTACAGAGGAGGGATACAAAGACAGATGTCTGAGGAACAGGATATTCAAAACGTTGAGAGAGAGGTCGACAGCTATAAGTCTAATGTGTCAACAGTGTTTAAGGCCACGCTTAACTGGGACAGAGATTTCATATTTGTAGGACGCACTCAGCGCGGCTACGAAATAGAGTTTGATGCTAACGTTCAGTGGGGCGCTCAGCCATCTGAGCCGTTTATGATGAGCCTTGGAGCGTGTACTGCCACTGATTGCGTGATGTTTCTGCAGAAAATGAAGGTTGAAATTGTAGCATTTAAAGTTGACATAACAGGCGTTAAGGCTGAAACCCCGCCTCAGTATTTTAAAGGATTTGATATTATGTTAAACATTACGGCTAAAAACATATCTGAAAAGAAGGTGCAGCGAGCCATTAACCTCTCTGTTGATAAGTACTGTGGAATATATCATTCCCTTAGAAAAGATGTTAAGCTTGATATAAAGTATCAGATTAATAACGTGGAATAAGCTTCTTTTCAATAAGCTTCTTTTCAAGTCAGCTAATTTTATATGGGAGGGTGCTGCAATATTTAGACATATATACGAAAAAAACAAACAAAAACCAGCCGGATTTCTACGAAAGAAGCCCCGGCGTATTGATGTAAACCTTCCTCTGGGAATACGAATAAATGGTATGGTTCGATTCGATGAGTCAAAATTTGTAATAAACTCTGACGTTTTAAAAGCACAATCCCCCGGCGGTGGAATTCACACTGTGGCCGCAGGAGAGAAGTTTATGATTGGCAGTCTGAAAATATACCGTTTCTATCTTGAGGAAAATGAAACTAAACAGCAGTCTGTCTTGCAAATCCCCGTATCAAATGATGAGATGGAGGGAATGGTGCTCTTTAGAATCATAGAGGAAATATACCCGCAGGATGAGGAGGAATGGGATTTCTGGCTAAATGAGGAAACAGGTTGCATTGGCAACAAGGATTTTAGAATCAGGGAGGAGGATGGCTCTGACACGTTGTACTATAGAATATGGGGAGATGACGAGAGATACGTTAAACCGATATTTTTCAGAAGTGTTATATCAACCGATTCGTATGGGCTAACCGGTATGAAAACAGAAAACATTGGGATGATCTATGGCAGAGAAATAACTGAAACACTGCAGGAATATCTGTTTATAGTTTATGAAAAACTGCTCGATGATGACGGACACACCGAGGAGGCAAAAATCATTCTCATGGCAGGCATTGACATAGGGCTTGCTGAAATAGACGTGTTGGTATAATAATCGCTACATTCACACACTGTATTACGTAAAAATTGCGGTGTTATGGGTTAACATCTATACGGATTTCAGACTTTGGAATGAGTATTTTAACTGTAGTACCCGCTCCCTCCGCACTTTCAAACTTTAATTCCCAGTCGTGTGCACGGACAATGTGTTTGACTATGGCAAGGCCAAGCCCGGTTCCCCCAAGCTCTCTTGACCGTGAAGGATCAACGCGGTAAAACCTTTCCCCAATACGGGTAAGACTCTTTTTAGGGATTCCCACCCCAGTGTCTTTAACGTAAAGGCAAAACCTGAAGGTATCCTCGTTAACGCCTATTTCTATAGTGCCGCTTTGAGTAAACTTTATAGCGTTGTCTATGAGATTAATCAGAACCTGCACCACTTTGTCTCTGTCTGCCACAAGCGATATGTTGCTGCTGGTAAATGCTGTTTTTATATTCAGGGATTTCTCTAACCCCTTCGCCCTGAGAGTTTCCACCACGGTGTCAACAACCTCTATAAGGTTTATGGCTTGCTTGTTTATTCGTATAACGCCTAACTCTATACTTGAGATGGTAAGCAGGTCCTCAACCAGCCTGTTTAGGCGTTCACTGTGAAAAACAATCGAGTTTAAAAACCTGACGGCATTCTTTTTATCCGTTAATGCGCCCTCGATAAGTGTTTCGGCAAATCCCTTTATGGCAGTAACAGGAGTCCTTATCTCGTGGGATACGTTTGCCACAAAGTCTTTTCTCATTGTCTCAAGTTTCTTTAGCTCAGTAATATCATGGAAAAGAACAACCACACCGGAGAGATCATTTTTTTTGTAGAATGGCGACATCCTGACCATAAGGTATTTTTCCCCGGGATGCTCAAGGAATATTTCCCCTGATTCACTTTTGTCAAACCTCTTAACATTCTCAAGCATGACATTTAAGTTAAAACTTCTTATTATCTCTATAAGTGTGCGGGAAACCGGAGTGCTCTTGTAGTCAAACATCTCTCGTGCCCTGTCATTTAAATAAACTACACCGTCACGATTGTCTATAATCAACAGAGCATCCGGAATGCTTTCCAGGATAGCATCCAGTTGGGAGCGCTCCTCCTCGGTCTGTTCTGATTTTCTCTTCAGGTTTTTTGTTATATTGTTTATAAACTGATACACCTCCGCCAGATCAGGGTAGTCCTCAAAATAGACTCTGTCCTCAAAACTCCCATGATAGACAATTTCAGAAAATAACTTGATCTCTTCAAGAAAACGTTTCTTTTTCCGGTAGTCCCTGTAAATAAAAATTACCGTTATACATGCCCCTATAAGCGTAAAAGCTATAAATGCGTAAGTTAGAATATACACTTTGAAATTGCTGTCATAAAGAGGGTTTTTTATGACAAACGTGGCAATCAGGTCAAACAGGCCTGAGGATACAGCCATAATGGTACAGATGGTTAAAATGCGCAGAGAAAGCCTTTTACCGGCTGTCATTATACGCTCTCCTTCAAATAAGAGCTAACACCTGTGCGGGTTTTTACACCGGAAAAGTTGCTGGTGTTGTCCATTACGGCTATCATTCTTTTCAACGCATATCCCCCCCTCTTTGCTCTATTAATGTAACATATTTAATGTGACATTTGTGTTATTTTTTCATTTCAATACTCCTTGACTTTTTTGCCATATTCTTTCTATACTTTGTCACAGCTTAAGAAAAATAAAAGCACAGGAACTATAGAGAAAGATAAAAATCAAATACTAAGGAGAACTGGAAAATGAGGAGACCTTTTATATCGGCCAACTGGAAGATGTATAAGACATCGGATGAGACGAGGGATTTTATAAGTGCATTTTTACCTGCTGTTAAATCGGTATCGGATGTTGAC encodes the following:
- a CDS encoding aspartate-semialdehyde dehydrogenase; translation: MLRKKDKYVVAVVGATGAVGNEMIETLQMRNFPVDTLRLFASERSEGGTLKFKDKDITVERLKAGVFKGIDIALFSAGAERSKEFAPDAAAAGCVVVDNSSQWRMDPEVPLVVPEVNPHDLKKHKGIIANPNCSTIQMVVALKPIHDAVRIKRIVVSTYQAVSGTGKKAMDELLEQTSDLLKFKDVKISVYPHQIAFNCLPHIDVFLDNGYTKEEMKMVLETKKIMGDDTIAVTATTVRVPVFRGHSESINIETERKLSANEARALLSDAPGVILFDAPSKNVYPLAIDCVGKDAVYVGRVREDESIQNGINMWVVSDNLRKGAALNAVQIAEVLINTV
- a CDS encoding DUF2491 family protein, producing the protein MRLITWNKLLFNKLLFKSANFIWEGAAIFRHIYEKNKQKPAGFLRKKPRRIDVNLPLGIRINGMVRFDESKFVINSDVLKAQSPGGGIHTVAAGEKFMIGSLKIYRFYLEENETKQQSVLQIPVSNDEMEGMVLFRIIEEIYPQDEEEWDFWLNEETGCIGNKDFRIREEDGSDTLYYRIWGDDERYVKPIFFRSVISTDSYGLTGMKTENIGMIYGREITETLQEYLFIVYEKLLDDDGHTEEAKIILMAGIDIGLAEIDVLV
- a CDS encoding ATP-dependent RecD-like DNA helicase, which gives rise to MSTEAKTKDSGQLQGQVERLTFYSDDNAYAILKLKVLGVRELITVCGTMPGVLPGESIHVNGSWQTHPKYGRQFNAASFKSIMPATVDGIEKYLGSGMIKGIGPSYAKRLVEAFGKHTLDIIENDIESLRRIEGIGDKRLEQIKTAWDEQREIRSVMLFLQSYGVSTAYAAKIYKRYGNDSVQIVSENPYRLAMEIWGIGFVIADKIAAKLGVEKNSPIRAEAGVLFVLKELTDAGNVCFPFDSFIDECVKVLEIPKENVALAVSVQADTDSLVVEDSIEGKTGVNSSVVYLNKYYTAELGITKMIAKLKSAPVTLNDFDGVEAIDWVQKELHIKLAKAQQEAVKSSFAEKVLIITGGPGTGKTTIINSILRVYKRLGLKISLCAPTGRASKRMSEVTRSEAKTIHRMLDFSPKEGAFKRNEKNPLIADLLVVDEASMVDTMLMYQLLRALPVGITLILVGDVDQLPSVGAGTVLKDIIESKIVHTVMLNEIFRQSQTSLIVTNAHKINKGEGPILVRDLDKAGGFYFLEEKDPEKILAIILHLNKTILPERFDLDTHNDIQILTAMNKGLLGTTNLNAELQNALNPEAAELQRMGKTLRVGDKVMQIVNNYDKEVFNGDIGRINDINEELQELKINFYGRLVTYDYKELDEVYLAYAISIHKSQGSEYPAVIIPIHTQHYIMLQRNLIYTAVTRGKRVVVLVGTKQALYMAVNNDKERKRYSRLKQRLVQVSSLDIPEAMFSYKKQ
- a CDS encoding tetratricopeptide repeat protein, with translation MIDARDGELSLKEAGMYVNSGYAYARRFQHDKALTEFAKALEIDPENIDAHYNTGTSLSAKGNYDKALAYLNKTLEMNPEDADAYFNRGVTYGKKGDYFHAAADFTKAIEIDPNDADAYYVRGYCHFNMGDRQGAKADQVKAAQLGLKLAQDYLKSIGMKW
- a CDS encoding PAS domain-containing protein codes for the protein MTAGKRLSLRILTICTIMAVSSGLFDLIATFVIKNPLYDSNFKVYILTYAFIAFTLIGACITVIFIYRDYRKKKRFLEEIKLFSEIVYHGSFEDRVYFEDYPDLAEVYQFINNITKNLKRKSEQTEEERSQLDAILESIPDALLIIDNRDGVVYLNDRAREMFDYKSTPVSRTLIEIIRSFNLNVMLENVKRFDKSESGEIFLEHPGEKYLMVRMSPFYKKNDLSGVVVLFHDITELKKLETMRKDFVANVSHEIRTPVTAIKGFAETLIEGALTDKKNAVRFLNSIVFHSERLNRLVEDLLTISSIELGVIRINKQAINLIEVVDTVVETLRAKGLEKSLNIKTAFTSSNISLVADRDKVVQVLINLIDNAIKFTQSGTIEIGVNEDTFRFCLYVKDTGVGIPKKSLTRIGERFYRVDPSRSRELGGTGLGLAIVKHIVRAHDWELKFESAEGAGTTVKILIPKSEIRIDVNP
- a CDS encoding OsmC family protein, producing MSEEQDIQNVEREVDSYKSNVSTVFKATLNWDRDFIFVGRTQRGYEIEFDANVQWGAQPSEPFMMSLGACTATDCVMFLQKMKVEIVAFKVDITGVKAETPPQYFKGFDIMLNITAKNISEKKVQRAINLSVDKYCGIYHSLRKDVKLDIKYQINNVE
- a CDS encoding nucleotide pyrophosphohydrolase, which gives rise to MALSAEAAEIVEIFQWLTEDESRRLSDSKLNNLRQEIADVFIYLINLSDKFSIDLIKEAEDKLQLNRRKYPAHIVKGKADKYTEYDTFRGEGV
- a CDS encoding macro domain-containing protein, with product MEKAVTGGTLRLIKGDITQRDTDAIVNAANSYLQHGGGVAAAIVRKGGVVIQAESDAIGYVPVGGAAMTSGGALPCKAVIHAVGPRMGEGDEDNKLKNAVLNSLKLASQKGFHSVSMPAISSGIFGFPKDRCAKILVTESLNFLNDNAGGSVNSVEFCIYDAETLQCFVSEFDRI
- a CDS encoding HesA/MoeB/ThiF family protein — translated: MGFSEQELARYKRQMMMDGWGEKTQEKLKNSVVFVAGAGGLGSPVAIYLAVAGIGHIRICDFDSPDWSNLNRQILHDHTRIGINKAESAKITLNKLNPDIEVTAFTDRISDNNVDELVGNSAIIVDCMDNFDTRYILNECAIRKQIPLVYGSIWGMDGRLSFIHYPETPCLMCLFPDPPPQETFPVLGTTPGVIGSLQALEAVKYLTGVGKLLKGKLLVWDGGACEFRTFKTHKDHTCVTCGGY
- a CDS encoding type II toxin-antitoxin system CcdA family antitoxin, yielding MIPTSVTLPENLINESKQYSDNFSQFVSNALVEYLKKQKIEKALESFGKWQDRGVDSSDIVNELRKDRDLRHYPDGNVIVPF